In one window of Microbacterium natoriense DNA:
- a CDS encoding NADPH-dependent F420 reductase has translation MDDRRPASLGILGAGRVGTVLARLAVSAGYRVRIAGSGDPSRVGAGALATTATAQWAGDVAQESDAVILAIPLGRYRELPVAQLQGRLVIDAMNHWWELDGLRPDLADLRTSTSETVQKFLGRARVVKAFNHMSARDLEEEARTPGAPGRKAIAIAGDDPADVETVAGIVDDLGFDPVVAGRLAAGAMLEPGTDVFGAAASAEHLRELLAGFATSQRGIMQARARRS, from the coding sequence ATGGACGACCGACGGCCTGCATCGCTCGGGATTCTCGGCGCGGGGCGCGTGGGCACGGTGCTCGCGCGCCTCGCGGTCTCTGCGGGATATCGCGTGCGCATCGCCGGATCGGGTGATCCCTCCCGGGTCGGTGCGGGTGCTCTCGCGACGACCGCGACGGCGCAGTGGGCGGGCGACGTCGCGCAGGAATCGGATGCTGTGATCCTCGCGATACCGCTGGGGCGGTATCGGGAGCTCCCTGTGGCGCAGCTGCAGGGCCGACTCGTGATCGACGCGATGAACCACTGGTGGGAACTCGACGGCCTTCGACCAGATCTCGCGGACCTGCGCACCTCGACGAGTGAGACCGTGCAGAAGTTCCTCGGCCGAGCGCGAGTCGTGAAAGCGTTCAACCACATGAGCGCCCGCGACCTGGAGGAGGAGGCCCGCACTCCCGGAGCGCCCGGCAGGAAGGCGATCGCGATCGCCGGCGACGATCCGGCCGATGTCGAGACGGTCGCCGGGATCGTGGACGACCTGGGCTTCGACCCGGTCGTGGCGGGTCGCCTCGCTGCGGGCGCGATGCTCGAGCCCGGCACCGACGTGTTCGGAGCGGCCGCGTCGGCCGAGCACCTGCGCGAGCTCCTCGCCGGATTCGCCACCTCACAGCGGGGAATCATGCAGGCGCGCGCCCGAAGGTCGTGA
- a CDS encoding DUF7882 family protein has product MATLHYGAAHVPIHIEDRALAHLKVVIATKLRRQESFTLSWKHPVGEPGGRSTIWIHPSIPLRFTFDEPEPPKLNAKWIEDLMHSVNSTGGIMLVDEVLDTPQE; this is encoded by the coding sequence ATGGCCACTCTGCACTACGGCGCTGCGCACGTCCCGATCCACATCGAGGATCGTGCTCTCGCACACCTCAAAGTCGTCATCGCCACGAAGCTCCGCCGCCAGGAGAGCTTCACGCTGTCGTGGAAGCACCCGGTGGGCGAGCCCGGCGGGCGGTCGACCATCTGGATCCACCCGTCGATCCCGCTGCGTTTCACGTTCGACGAGCCGGAGCCGCCCAAGCTCAACGCGAAGTGGATCGAAGATCTCATGCACTCGGTGAACTCGACCGGGGGCATCATGCTCGTCGACGAAGTTCTCGATACGCCCCAGGAGTAG
- a CDS encoding alpha/beta hydrolase produces the protein MSANPHDIALEPAAQSFVEATANPPYLYQLTPEDGRKAVDGVQDEPIWKPQVDEEWITVDGGPTGTVPVRIVRPAGAEGALPVILYTHGAGWVFGDAHTHDRLVRDLAVGTGAAVVFPEYDRAPEAQYPTQNEQSYAVARWVANDGSQKGLDGSRLVVAGDSVGGNMATVLTIMAAQRGDVVFRAQALFYPVTDASFDTASYEEFAEGYFLTLEGMKWFWDQYTTDAAERAEITASPLRATIEQLAGLPQALVITGEADVLRDEGEAYAAKLRRAGVPVTAVRYQGIVHDFVMVNSMHDTHAAKSAIAQAVAFLKAALEN, from the coding sequence ATGAGCGCCAACCCCCACGACATCGCCCTCGAACCCGCCGCCCAGTCCTTCGTGGAAGCCACCGCGAACCCGCCCTACCTCTACCAGCTCACCCCGGAAGACGGCCGAAAGGCCGTGGACGGGGTGCAGGACGAACCCATCTGGAAGCCGCAGGTCGACGAGGAGTGGATCACGGTCGACGGTGGCCCCACCGGGACCGTTCCCGTACGTATCGTCCGACCCGCGGGCGCAGAAGGCGCCCTCCCCGTCATCCTGTACACGCACGGCGCAGGCTGGGTCTTCGGAGACGCGCACACGCACGACCGGCTGGTGAGGGACCTCGCGGTCGGCACGGGAGCGGCGGTCGTGTTCCCGGAGTACGACCGAGCCCCTGAAGCGCAATACCCCACGCAGAACGAGCAGTCCTACGCCGTCGCGCGCTGGGTCGCGAACGACGGCTCGCAGAAGGGTCTCGACGGAAGTCGCCTCGTCGTCGCGGGCGACTCGGTGGGCGGCAACATGGCCACGGTGCTCACGATCATGGCCGCGCAGCGAGGAGATGTGGTGTTCCGCGCCCAGGCGCTGTTCTACCCCGTCACGGACGCTTCTTTCGACACCGCGTCATACGAGGAGTTCGCCGAAGGCTATTTCCTGACGCTCGAAGGCATGAAGTGGTTCTGGGATCAGTACACCACCGATGCCGCGGAACGAGCAGAGATCACGGCATCCCCGCTTCGTGCGACGATCGAGCAGCTCGCCGGTCTTCCGCAGGCCCTGGTCATCACGGGCGAGGCCGACGTGCTCCGGGACGAAGGCGAGGCGTACGCGGCCAAGCTGCGCCGAGCCGGGGTCCCGGTCACCGCCGTCCGCTATCAGGGCATCGTCCACGACTTCGTGATGGTGAACTCGATGCACGACACCCACGCGGCGAAGTCCGCGATCGCGCAGGCTGTCGCCTTCCTCAAGGCGGCGCTCGAGAACTGA
- a CDS encoding alpha/beta fold hydrolase, whose product MTTPTIVLVHGAFADAGSWAPVTRQLLDQGHAVLVPPVPNRSLSGDAEYIRRFVEQIEGPVLLAGHSYGGAVITVAGADENVVGLVYVSGYALVEGESLGQLQGGFPDSDLAANLVYQPYTLPDGSDGTDVSVKIDAFPAVFAAGVDVRTAEVFAVSQRPLSALAFGEAASVAAWRTKPAWGIVSSSDHTINPEVERFGYQRAGVRAVVEIDAPHLVMQTHPVEVAKVITDAIAELD is encoded by the coding sequence ATGACCACGCCGACCATCGTCCTCGTCCACGGCGCATTCGCCGACGCCGGCAGTTGGGCGCCGGTGACGCGCCAGCTGCTCGACCAGGGGCACGCGGTTCTCGTTCCTCCTGTTCCGAACCGATCGCTGTCCGGCGACGCGGAGTACATCCGACGCTTCGTCGAGCAGATCGAAGGTCCTGTGCTGCTCGCGGGGCACTCCTACGGCGGCGCCGTCATCACCGTCGCAGGCGCAGACGAGAACGTGGTCGGTCTCGTCTACGTCTCGGGGTACGCGCTCGTCGAGGGCGAGAGCCTCGGCCAACTGCAGGGCGGATTCCCCGACTCCGACCTCGCGGCGAACCTCGTGTATCAGCCGTACACCCTGCCCGATGGCTCGGACGGCACCGACGTGTCCGTGAAGATCGACGCCTTCCCGGCCGTCTTCGCCGCCGGCGTGGACGTTCGCACCGCCGAGGTCTTCGCGGTGTCGCAGCGCCCGCTCTCCGCGCTCGCCTTCGGCGAGGCGGCTTCGGTGGCAGCGTGGCGCACGAAGCCCGCGTGGGGCATCGTCTCGTCCTCCGACCACACCATCAACCCCGAGGTCGAGCGGTTCGGCTATCAGCGCGCAGGCGTGCGCGCCGTCGTCGAGATCGACGCTCCTCACCTCGTCATGCAGACCCACCCCGTCGAGGTCGCGAAGGTCATCACCGACGCGATCGCCGAACTCGACTGA
- a CDS encoding YciE/YciF ferroxidase family protein, which produces MPQTTLESPQDLLRFQLRTALTMEDDSLAALKELAGAARSADIKKLFRHHQDETKEQIENLRRVFTLLELPESTAPSPSTKGISKQAQSLLNRSAASLHDQVALSCALGNEHYEISAYQSLITAVTPVHAEAAALLRANLDQETHTSEELLTRLQEMAG; this is translated from the coding sequence ATGCCGCAGACGACTCTCGAATCTCCTCAGGACCTCCTGCGATTCCAGCTCCGCACGGCGCTGACGATGGAAGACGATTCTCTGGCCGCGCTCAAGGAGCTGGCCGGGGCCGCACGATCCGCCGACATCAAGAAGCTCTTCCGCCATCATCAGGACGAGACGAAGGAGCAGATCGAGAACCTCCGTCGTGTCTTCACCCTCCTCGAACTGCCGGAGTCGACGGCGCCGTCGCCCAGCACGAAGGGGATCTCCAAGCAGGCTCAGTCGCTCCTCAACCGGTCGGCCGCCTCGCTTCACGACCAGGTGGCGCTGTCGTGCGCCCTGGGCAATGAGCACTACGAGATCTCGGCCTATCAGAGCCTCATCACCGCCGTCACCCCCGTGCATGCAGAAGCCGCAGCGCTCCTGCGGGCCAACCTCGACCAGGAGACGCACACCAGCGAGGAGCTGCTCACCCGCCTGCAGGAGATGGCGGGATGA
- a CDS encoding ATP-binding protein encodes MPESPRIVGRSDEVSALQRLVADLHRSGGSVLITGPAGIGKTTLIGDVAEHARAAGVRVLELTAAEAESQLPFAALHQLLFAFRHSIAELPPPQQQALRQAFGEADGETPSVYLVALGALTVLSNAASAEGLLITVDDAQWLDPGSQQVMAFIARRLSSESIALVVAERAAEATGVFPAGVHIALHPLDDSDSLQVLADAGGRLTPRQRRDVLAYAGGNPLALTELATRPELAAPGDHALPLSERLTAAFAARVNHLDEAARSLLHVAALSADGAASEILDATSRLTGVHDLQTALDAIITEHLLHSDGSTIRFPHPLVRAAVLSAATPGQRSRAHLAIAAALRPGSDQRTWHLANASTGPDEHLAATLEEGAERARRTGDVSAAISSLERAADLSVDRSARVRRSTRAAEIALDAGRLDAASAIIDPLESGDADDTVRARLAWVRHLLPGAGRDGQVETGLEIVDDMARAGDVERAIDTLLTMAFHFWGSTPTGLPWHRFIEQASRYGVEDADPRMLFLMSWGSPEEHAGRVRRAALAIDPSELASTERRRLLGLALGAAGMQTDAERVLSGVADELREQGELSLLAITLTSLIGSRFIMGDLRGSLMAGLEARQISEETGESFIGLTAAVLQGFAEGVMSGSFDGAALAREFPSAAFALPHNPFLVQTLIAEGISLSAAGRFADADQRFSRVVDPEDAAHHRSWAMLALPFYVFAAARSGRAEDAAVVVERMRDLGSLVEGDLLAWGLAFSDSILAADEDVERRLLALTREGRNAPALLVALAVLDRGERLSRIGRTADAATALQEARARLDALGARAWADQSRRLLQSLGERSPRARPDLGQALTPQEQRISALVAEGLTNKQIAAQLYLSPKTIAAHLHAVFRKLGVSSRAELAMIDKGGSLPMPFPTTGTANRR; translated from the coding sequence GTGCCTGAGTCCCCCCGCATCGTCGGCCGCAGCGATGAAGTCAGCGCCCTGCAGCGCTTGGTCGCGGACCTTCACCGTTCCGGCGGATCGGTCCTCATCACCGGCCCCGCGGGCATCGGCAAGACGACCCTGATCGGGGACGTCGCCGAGCACGCCAGGGCGGCGGGCGTGCGCGTGCTCGAGTTGACGGCGGCCGAGGCGGAGTCCCAGCTGCCGTTCGCTGCGCTGCACCAGCTCCTCTTCGCGTTCCGCCACTCCATCGCAGAGCTCCCCCCGCCGCAGCAGCAGGCGCTGCGGCAGGCCTTCGGCGAGGCCGACGGGGAGACGCCGAGCGTCTACCTGGTGGCGCTCGGCGCACTGACCGTGCTGTCGAACGCCGCATCCGCCGAGGGGCTGCTCATCACGGTCGACGACGCGCAGTGGCTCGATCCCGGCTCGCAGCAGGTGATGGCGTTCATCGCACGCCGTCTGTCATCCGAATCGATCGCGCTCGTCGTCGCGGAGCGTGCCGCCGAGGCGACGGGAGTCTTCCCGGCCGGTGTCCATATCGCGCTGCACCCCCTGGACGACTCCGATTCACTGCAGGTGCTCGCCGACGCAGGCGGCCGTCTCACGCCCCGGCAGCGCCGCGACGTGCTCGCCTACGCCGGGGGCAATCCGCTCGCATTGACCGAACTTGCCACGCGACCGGAGCTCGCCGCACCCGGTGACCACGCGCTCCCCCTGTCAGAACGGCTCACCGCCGCTTTCGCCGCTCGTGTGAACCATCTCGATGAGGCCGCGCGGTCGCTGCTGCACGTGGCGGCATTGAGCGCCGACGGCGCCGCGAGCGAGATCCTGGACGCGACCTCGCGCCTCACGGGCGTGCACGATCTCCAAACGGCGCTGGACGCGATCATCACCGAGCATCTGCTGCACTCCGACGGCTCGACCATCCGATTCCCGCATCCGCTGGTACGGGCAGCCGTGCTGTCGGCAGCGACGCCCGGCCAACGCAGCAGAGCCCACCTGGCGATCGCCGCCGCGTTGCGCCCCGGAAGCGACCAGCGGACCTGGCATCTGGCCAACGCCTCCACGGGACCTGACGAGCATCTCGCCGCGACGCTCGAGGAAGGCGCAGAGCGGGCACGCCGCACCGGCGACGTCTCTGCCGCGATCTCGTCGCTCGAACGCGCAGCCGATCTGAGCGTCGACAGATCCGCACGCGTGCGGCGCAGCACGCGCGCCGCGGAGATCGCACTCGACGCCGGACGGCTCGACGCCGCTTCGGCGATCATCGATCCACTGGAATCCGGCGACGCCGACGACACGGTCCGCGCGCGACTGGCGTGGGTGAGGCATCTGCTCCCCGGCGCCGGGCGAGACGGCCAGGTGGAGACCGGCCTCGAGATCGTCGACGACATGGCTCGCGCCGGCGACGTCGAACGAGCCATCGACACCCTCCTCACCATGGCGTTCCACTTCTGGGGGTCGACGCCGACGGGTCTGCCCTGGCATCGGTTCATCGAGCAGGCGTCCCGCTACGGCGTCGAAGACGCAGACCCGCGGATGCTGTTCCTGATGTCGTGGGGAAGTCCGGAGGAGCACGCGGGCCGGGTACGGCGGGCGGCGCTGGCGATCGATCCGTCAGAGCTCGCCTCGACCGAGCGCAGGCGTCTCCTCGGTCTCGCGCTGGGCGCCGCCGGCATGCAGACCGACGCTGAGAGAGTCCTGTCGGGTGTGGCCGACGAACTCCGTGAGCAGGGCGAGCTGTCGCTCCTCGCGATCACCCTCACCAGCTTGATCGGCAGCCGCTTCATCATGGGGGACCTTCGAGGCTCCCTGATGGCCGGGCTGGAGGCGCGCCAGATCTCGGAGGAGACGGGCGAGTCGTTCATCGGTCTGACTGCGGCGGTCCTGCAGGGCTTCGCAGAGGGAGTGATGAGCGGGAGCTTCGACGGCGCGGCGCTCGCCCGTGAATTCCCGTCCGCGGCCTTCGCCCTCCCGCACAACCCCTTCCTCGTCCAGACCCTCATCGCGGAGGGGATCAGTCTCAGCGCTGCCGGACGGTTCGCCGACGCCGACCAGCGCTTCTCTCGGGTCGTCGATCCGGAGGATGCCGCGCACCATAGATCGTGGGCGATGCTCGCGCTGCCGTTCTACGTGTTCGCCGCGGCCAGGTCAGGACGAGCGGAGGACGCGGCCGTCGTCGTCGAACGGATGCGTGATCTGGGCAGCCTCGTCGAGGGCGACCTGCTGGCGTGGGGACTCGCGTTCTCGGACAGCATCCTGGCTGCAGACGAGGATGTGGAGCGCCGCTTGCTCGCGCTCACGCGAGAAGGACGGAATGCTCCTGCGCTGCTCGTGGCACTCGCGGTGCTCGATCGCGGCGAACGGCTGAGCAGGATCGGCCGAACCGCGGACGCGGCGACGGCGCTGCAGGAGGCGCGCGCACGTCTCGACGCCTTGGGAGCGCGCGCCTGGGCCGACCAGTCGCGTCGCCTCCTGCAGTCCCTCGGCGAGCGTTCGCCTCGTGCGCGCCCCGACCTCGGCCAGGCGCTCACACCACAGGAGCAGAGGATCTCGGCGCTCGTCGCAGAGGGACTCACCAACAAGCAGATCGCCGCTCAGTTGTATCTCTCGCCGAAGACGATCGCCGCCCATCTGCACGCGGTGTTCCGCAAGCTCGGCGTCTCCTCGCGTGCCGAGCTCGCGATGATCGACAAGGGCGGGAGCCTCCCGATGCCCTTCCCGACGACGGGAACCGCGAACCGACGTTGA
- a CDS encoding SDR family oxidoreductase encodes MSGPFDLTGRLAVVTGASRGIGRAIAESLAEAGADIIAVSASIDPTRSAVGDAVTARGRAFEAFACDFADPSSVAALGARLRDRPVDILVNNAGMIRRAPAAEHPLEWWDEVIQVDLSSQFAFTQALARGMLERRRGKIIFTASLLAFQGGINVPGYAAAKSAIAGLTKALSNEWAAHGVTVNAIAPGYIATDNTQALQDDPERSRAILERIPAGRWGAASDIGGAAVFLAAPASDYVSGVILPVDGGWLGR; translated from the coding sequence GTGAGCGGCCCGTTCGACCTCACTGGACGGCTCGCCGTCGTGACGGGAGCATCCCGAGGCATCGGCCGCGCGATCGCCGAGTCGCTCGCCGAAGCGGGGGCTGACATCATCGCGGTGAGCGCGTCCATCGACCCGACCCGAAGCGCGGTGGGGGATGCCGTGACCGCACGCGGACGCGCGTTCGAGGCATTTGCCTGCGACTTCGCGGACCCCTCCTCAGTCGCCGCACTCGGCGCCCGGCTCCGGGACCGGCCTGTGGACATCCTCGTCAACAACGCAGGCATGATCCGTCGCGCCCCCGCTGCCGAGCACCCGCTCGAATGGTGGGACGAGGTCATCCAGGTCGATCTGTCGAGCCAGTTCGCCTTCACCCAGGCCCTCGCGCGCGGCATGCTGGAGCGTCGGCGGGGAAAGATCATCTTCACCGCCTCCCTGCTCGCCTTCCAGGGAGGCATCAACGTGCCCGGTTACGCAGCGGCGAAGTCTGCGATCGCCGGCCTCACGAAAGCATTGTCGAACGAGTGGGCGGCACACGGCGTCACCGTCAACGCGATCGCTCCCGGCTATATCGCCACCGACAACACCCAGGCGCTGCAGGACGACCCGGAGCGCTCTCGGGCGATCCTCGAGCGCATCCCGGCAGGGCGATGGGGTGCGGCATCCGACATCGGCGGGGCCGCGGTGTTCCTCGCCGCACCGGCATCCGACTACGTGTCGGGAGTGATCCTGCCGGTCGACGGAGGATGGCTCGGGCGCTGA